Proteins from a genomic interval of Mesotoga sp. UBA6090:
- a CDS encoding electron transfer flavoprotein subunit beta/FixA family protein — protein sequence MKILVLLKQVPDSDEVKLNSETGTMIREGVGTVINPLDLHALETALRIKETGNHSVAVVSMGPPAAEEAVREAIAMGADRAVLLTDRKFAGADTWATSMALARFAEKEGPFDLILAGEKATDGETGQVGPETGAMLGIPVATYVSRIVELDESGITIEREVEDGKEVWKLPLPSLVSVTKDVNEPRLPTLNGKKLARNASIERVGNDFLELDPSEIGLKGSPTRVVRIGTPKLSRKVEMYEGSSIRDGIDEIKKRLVPYLEVNHE from the coding sequence GACGAAGTGAAGCTAAATTCAGAGACGGGAACAATGATAAGAGAGGGTGTTGGTACCGTTATCAATCCTCTCGACCTGCACGCGCTGGAAACAGCGTTGAGAATCAAAGAGACTGGTAATCACTCCGTTGCGGTTGTTTCTATGGGACCACCAGCCGCAGAAGAGGCCGTGAGGGAAGCAATAGCAATGGGTGCCGACAGGGCGGTGCTGCTGACAGACCGTAAGTTCGCAGGCGCCGATACGTGGGCAACGTCTATGGCTCTAGCGAGGTTTGCAGAAAAGGAAGGTCCCTTTGACCTGATCCTGGCCGGCGAGAAGGCTACCGACGGAGAAACCGGTCAGGTGGGCCCTGAAACAGGCGCTATGCTGGGTATTCCCGTGGCTACTTATGTTTCGAGGATAGTTGAGCTAGATGAATCGGGCATAACAATCGAACGCGAAGTGGAAGATGGAAAGGAAGTATGGAAGCTTCCCCTACCTTCACTCGTTTCGGTGACTAAAGATGTCAATGAACCCAGACTCCCCACCTTGAATGGAAAGAAACTCGCCAGAAATGCCTCAATAGAGAGGGTCGGCAACGATTTTCTGGAATTAGATCCATCGGAGATCGGCTTGAAAGGTTCACCAACAAGAGTAGTGAGAATTGGGACCCCGAAGCTCTCGAGGAAGGTAGAGATGTACGAGGGGAGCAGTATCAGAGACGGAATAGATGAGATAAAGAAGAGATTGGTACCCTATCTGGAGGTGAACCATGAGTGA